From a region of the Salminus brasiliensis chromosome 4, fSalBra1.hap2, whole genome shotgun sequence genome:
- the ndufb6 gene encoding NADH dehydrogenase [ubiquinone] 1 beta subcomplex subunit 6: protein MSGYTPDEKLRVQQLWNLRRKWLKDQELSPREPVGARPVQTGWTYRVIRSVKTGFTLFLLPSWIVHYWMKYHMLARPYSFVESRPKLFPGDTILETGEVLPDFPKTGDHDESGHH from the exons ATGTCGGGCTACACTCCGGATGAGAAGCTGCGCGTGCAGCAGCTCTGGAACCTGCGGAGGAAGTGGCTGAAAGACCAGGAGCTGAGCCCGCGCGAGCCGGTCGGAGCGAGACCTGTCCAGACAGGCTGg ACCTACCGAGTGATCAGGAGTGTGAAAACGGGCTTCACCTTGTTCCTGCTTCCCTCCTGGATCGTTCATTACTGGATGAAGTACCACATGCTT GCCAGGCCGTACAGCTTCGTGGAGAGCAGACCCAAGCTCTTCCCC GGGGACACTATCCTGGAAACCGGAGAGGTTCTTCCTGATTTTCCTAAAACAGGAGACCATGATGAAAGCGGTCACCACTGA